The following nucleotide sequence is from Actinomycetes bacterium.
GTTGTCGACGGCGGTGACCTCTGCTCCCGCGGCCTTGGCCAGTTGCACCGCGAGCACTCCGGTGCCTCCGCCGGCGCCGTTGACGCAGACGTGCTGGCCTGCCGTGAGGCCGCCCTTTGTCCGGATGCCCTGCAGCGCGATGGGCCCGGACTGGGGCAGCGTGGACGCGATGTCGTCCGGCATCTGGTCGGGGATCGGCGCGAGGTTGCGCTCGGGCACGACGACGTACTCGGCGAAGCAGCCCAGCCGGGCGACGTACGCCGTCACCCGGTCACCGGGCCGGAACCGTGCGGCGGCCGGACCGTTGCGCTCGACGGTGCCCGCCAGGTCGGAGCCGAGGCGTCGACGGCGAGGGCGGCGCAGCCCGCCGAGCCGGGCGTACAGCGGCGAGCCGGTCAGCACCTCCCAGTCCGACGCGGCGACCGACGCGGCTGCGACCCTCACCAGCACCTCGCCGCTGCCGGGCGTCGGGACAGGGACGTCCTCCAGCCGGAGCGCGTCGGGCCCGCCGTAGCGGGTGTGCACGAGGGCCCTCATCGGGTCCTCCTGGCCGACCAGTAACGCACGTCGCCGACCTCGACCACGACGACCGGGCCGGTTGGCCGCGCGTCCGCGTACTGCCCGTACTTCACGAGCAGCGGCTCGATCAACCTGCCGCGCTCGGGCTCCTCGCGGACCACCCGGGCGGTGCCGTCCAGACGCGCCCACCACAGCTGCTGCCAGTCCTCGTCGTAGTGGTCGACGAGCAGCGCGACCCGTGGCTCGGTCTCGACGTTGGCGAGGCGTTGCAGGCGCTGGGTCGTCTTCGCCTTGGCGTCGACGGCCGTGACGACCCGGTCGTCGTCGACCAGGGCGAAGGTCACGGGCACCACGTGGGGTGCGCCGTCGGGCCGCACCGTCGCCAGCCGGGCGACCCGGGCATCGGCCACCCGCCGCCGGGCGTCGTCGGGCCACATCGGGGAAGGAGGCGCCACGACCTGACGTTAGTGCGCGGGCAACTGTTGAGCACACAGCCACTGATACGACCGGAGGGCGACGTGGAGATCGGCATCGGCATCCCGAACACGGTGACCGGGGCGACGGGGGAGCAGCTGCTGACCTGGGCCCGGCGGGCCGACGAGGCGGGATTCAGCTCGCTGGCCACGATCGGCGCGGTTGCGCACCCGGGCTACGAGGAGCTCACGGTGTTCGCGGCTGCCGCCGCCGTCACCGAGCGGATCCGCTTCTTCAGCAACGTCCTGATCAGCCCGGCTCGTAGCACCGCCGAACTGGCCAAGCAGGCCGTGACCGTCGACCAGATCAGCGGAGGCCGGCTCACCCTCGGCATCGGCGTCGGATGGCGCGACGCCGACTTCCGGCTCACCGGTCGTGACTTCTCGTCGCGCGGCAAGGTCTTCGACCAGCAACTGCGCGACCTCCGGACGGCGTTCGGGGGCAAGGAGATCTTGTCCGGCACCCGACCCGTCGCGCCGTCGCCCGTGCAGGCACCGCTGCCGATCCTCATCGGCGGGACGACCGACGCGACCCTGCGCCGCATCGCCGAGCACGACGTGCAGGGCTGGACCGCCGGCGGCATGCCGCCGGACGCGGTCGCCGAGTGGGCGGGCAAGGTGCGCACGGCGTGGACCGACGCCGGCCGCGAGGGGGCGCCTCGGATCGCGGCTCTCATCTACTTCGGGCTCGGCGACGACCAGGCGTCGAGGAACTACCTGCGCTACTACTACGCCTTCATGGGCGACGAGACCGCCGACATGATCGCCGGCAGTGCCCTGCGCACGCCGGAGGCCGTCCAGGGCGCCATCGCGGCGTACGCCGACGCCGGCGTCGACGAGCTGATCCTCGACCCGACGCTGAGCGACCCGGACGAGGTCAAGAAGCTCGCCGAGGTCGCGCTGGACTGAGCGCTCGCCGTCCCCGTGTCAGCGGGGCCAGCGGTCCAGGGGATCCCGCGTCAGTTGCCCTCGTCCGGGACGAGGACCCAGGCCTTGTCCGCCCACTCGCCCCCGCAGGTGTTCTCCCGCACGACGGACCGGATCGCGGTGGTGCCAGGTGAGGTGTACTCGAGCGCGCCGAGGACGAGCCGGTCGTTCGTGCTGCACTCCACGGAGTCGGGCCAGCTGGTGAGCGTGAGCTGCGAGCCCTCCAGCTCCCACCCGCCGTAGTCCACCTGCTCACCCGATCCGGTCACCACGTGGTAGACCCCGCCGCGGCCGAGCTCGAGCACGTAACCGCCGCCCTCGGCGAACCAGGTGCCGTGGAGAGCGCGCTCGTCATTCAGAGGCAGCCAGTCGTCCGCCTGCGAGTTGTCGTAGCTGGCGATGATCGGTGATGCCGGCAGCACCTGCTCCATGACCCAACGCTCGTCCATGGCGGCATAGCACTTCCCGGTCCCCGGCTGGGTGTAGACGAAGCGCATCTCGCCCGTCTTCGGCAGGGACGCCCGCATGGCGATCTGCTGGCCCCCGCAGGCGTACGGACCGCCGTCCACGCTGATGATGATGCGGTCGCCCTGGATCAGGTAGCGGCCCTGGGCCCCGGGGCCTTCGAACAGCCGACCCTCGCGGTCGAAGGAGACCAGGTTAGGCGGTGCGAAGCGCATCAGCACACCACCGTTATCCAACCGCCAGATGCCCTGCACGCCTTCGGGTGTCGGTGCCTCGCCGGCGAGGAACTCGGCATGGTCGTTGATGCCCGGACTCGGCGCCGGACTC
It contains:
- a CDS encoding LLM class flavin-dependent oxidoreductase; this encodes MEIGIGIPNTVTGATGEQLLTWARRADEAGFSSLATIGAVAHPGYEELTVFAAAAAVTERIRFFSNVLISPARSTAELAKQAVTVDQISGGRLTLGIGVGWRDADFRLTGRDFSSRGKVFDQQLRDLRTAFGGKEILSGTRPVAPSPVQAPLPILIGGTTDATLRRIAEHDVQGWTAGGMPPDAVAEWAGKVRTAWTDAGREGAPRIAALIYFGLGDDQASRNYLRYYYAFMGDETADMIAGSALRTPEAVQGAIAAYADAGVDELILDPTLSDPDEVKKLAEVALD
- a CDS encoding NAD(P)-dependent alcohol dehydrogenase, with translation MRALVHTRYGGPDALRLEDVPVPTPGSGEVLVRVAAASVAASDWEVLTGSPLYARLGGLRRPRRRRLGSDLAGTVERNGPAAARFRPGDRVTAYVARLGCFAEYVVVPERNLAPIPDQMPDDIASTLPQSGPIALQGIRTKGGLTAGQHVCVNGAGGGTGVLAVQLAKAAGAEVTAVDNGHKQEFMRGTGADHVVDYERDDVTSPGGRFDLVLDLAAHRSAFDWRQVLAPDGRYLLVGGDMGPLLQSALLGPALRQRRLRVLAVRFRAEDIAPVLDLWSDGTLAPVVDARFALDEVVDALRYVGAGRSCGKVVVQP
- a CDS encoding TIGR03668 family PPOX class F420-dependent oxidoreductase → MAPPSPMWPDDARRRVADARVARLATVRPDGAPHVVPVTFALVDDDRVVTAVDAKAKTTQRLQRLANVETEPRVALLVDHYDEDWQQLWWARLDGTARVVREEPERGRLIEPLLVKYGQYADARPTGPVVVVEVGDVRYWSARRTR